Below is a genomic region from Verrucomicrobiota bacterium.
ACACGGAAGATAACCCGGAACTTTTCCGGGAGACCGAGCTCGATCATGGCCGGCAGGCGTTGGCGCGTCCCGCGCGGGCGTCGTCGGCGCCGGCAACACCGGCGTCCCAGACTCCGCCGCCGGTACGCGCGCCTCAGACTCAGACTGTTACCGGCGTGGTGGAACGGGCCTGGCCGAATGATTACCAGGGCAAACGGTATTACTTCGCCAAGGTGAACGGGCAGCAGCTCCAAACCACGGACCAGAACCTTGGAGAGGAACTTCTGCACGCGACCGGCCAGGAAATCCGCGCGGTCGTCGAGCCGTCGCCGAAGCCGGGCAAGTTTTACGTCAAGAGCTTCGACTACGCGGAGGAGAAAGGCACGGAGAACCAAGTCGAGCGGGAACTCATCACGGATGAGGTGGTCGCCTGAGGGCGGCCACACCCGGATGCCGTATGCCCAACCCCAACCTCAAGCCTAAAAAGGGAAAGCGGCTGCGTGATCAGGGGTTTCGACCGTCCAACTTTCCCCGGCTTGAGCAGTGCATCCATTTTGTGGAACGGGACGCCGCGGCGAGCGATGAAGCGAACCGCGGTCAGCAGCTCCACAGGTGGCTTGAACAGGTCCTGAACGACGAGCTGGATCCCGGCGAAATTCCGGATGCGGAAGCGCGCGAAACCGTGCTTTGGGGGTTGAATGAGATCGCCCGGCGCGGCATCGTGGTTCACGGGGTCGAGGAAGGCGTGGAGATCGCCGGTCCGGATGGAGCCATCCTGACGGCCGGCGTGGTCGACGCCTGGGGTCGTACCGGGACCGAGCTCTGGGGCATCGATTTCAAGACGGGCGATCAGCGCGACTATTCCGCACAGTTTGCCGCCTATGGCCGCGCCCTGATGTCAAAAGCCGGTGAAGGCCGTTGCGTGTGGCTGGAAATCTACCTCGACCTGCGGGTCGCCAACGAGTACAACATTCCGTCCGTTGAGGCCGAAGACCGCGTCGTGCAACTGCACCGGCGTTTTCTCGCTAAACGCCGCGAAGAACCTGTGGCGAACATTTATTGCGACTGGTGCGGTGCGCGCGCCCATTGCCCGGTCTGGCTGAATGATGCTTCAAGGGCGATGGCCGCCTCCCCTTCGGAACCTGTAGCCCCGCAAGAACAGCCGGTCGACCGCCTCGTTTATGAAATCGAGCGGCTGAAGCAGGACCCGGTCAAGCTTGGCCAGTTCTATACGGCCTACCGCCGGCTGGAAAAACTCGTCGAAGACGAATGGCGGCTCAAGGAGGCCATTTTTGATTACCTGGAGCGAGGCGAAGCGGTGCCCGGCTTCCGGCTCCAGCGCAGTCCGGTGCAGGAGACCGTCGAGGTTGAACAGGTGCTCCTGAAATGCGCGGTGCCGATGGGCACCATACGCGCTCGCGAATTTTTGTCGGTCAGCATCCCCAGGTTGCGGCAGGAATGGGCCAGGTGGTCCCGGGAACCCCTTCCGGTGGAGATCAAACAAAGCCCGGTCACATTTCACGTCCGTTCAGAAACCCCGAAAGGCTCCGGCCGGGCAGCCGCAGCGCGGGCAGAGCGGACACGCCGTCACACGGCGGGAAGCCAGAATCATCTGCAGAACACGCAGAAGAACGCAGAAAAGGGAAAACATCCACAGATTACACAGATTGACACAGATTAAGGGCACACGGCGGCAACTATAACGTTGGCACTCGCACCCACCCCCCCATGCTGCCGCTCCGAACTCTTTCCCCTCCTCCCTCTTCCCGCCGTGGTCGCCGTGTTCCGCCGCGGCGCCGTGTGATTCTCCTCCGCTGTGCCCGCCGTGTTCGCCGTGTGAACTCTTACGCTGTGCCCGCCGTGTGACCGAACTCCGAACTCTCTCCTCTTCCCGCCGTGGTCGCCGTGTTCGCCGTGTGACCGTGTGAACTCTTACGCCGTGCCCGCCAACCCCGCTGTGCCCGCCGTGTGACCGTGTGAACTCTTACGTTGTGCCCGCCAACCCCGCTGTGCCCGCCGTGTGACCGTGTGATTCTTTACTCCGTGCTCGCGGTGTGACTAGAGTGTAGGCTCCATGGCTGACCCCTTTGTTCACCTGCATCTGCACACCGAATATTCACTCCTGGACGGCGCGATCCGCATCCCGGATTTGATGAAAAAGGCGGTCGAACTCGGGATGCCGGCCGTCGCCCTCACTGATCATGGCAACATGTTCGGTGCCGTGGAATTTTATCAGGCAGCCACCAAGGCGGGGATCAAGCCCATCATCGGTTGCGAAGTCTACATGGCGCCGGGATCCATGACCGACAGGAGCGCCACTTCGGCCCGCGACGCCGCCTACCATTTCACCTTGCTCGCGAAGGACGCCGACGGGTACCGGAACCTGGTCAAGCTGGTCTCCATGGCGCACCTGGACGGCCACCATTACAAGCCGCGGATCGACAAGGACGCCCTGTCGCGCTACAGCGCCGGGCTCATCGGCATGAGTGCCTGTCTGAAAGGCGAAATCAACGTCGCCATCGTCCAGGGAGACCTCAGAAAAGCCGAAAACGTCGCGGGAGAATTCAGTGACATCTTCGGGCCGGAAAACTTTTTCCTCGAACTTCACGATCACGGCATCGAAGCGCAGCAGACCTGCAATCGGGCCCTGGTCACGCTCTCGAGAAAACTCGGTCTTGGCCTGGTTGCGGCCAACGATGTGCACTTCCTCGAGAAAAGCCATCACGAAGCCCACGACGTCATGATCTGCATCGGCACCGGCGCGATGGTGCACGACGAGCGCCGGATGCATTACTCGACGGAGGTGTATTTCAAGTCGCGCGAGGAAATGGCGGCGCTCTTCGGTGAGATTCCCGAAGCGCTGGGCAACACTTTGCGGATTTCCGAAGCGTGCAACGTCAAACTCGACTTCGGCGTTTCCAAGTACCCTGCCTACCCGCCTCCGGAGGGCAGGACGCGGGAAGAATACCTGCGCGCGCTTTGTTTTGACGGTCTGCGCAAACGTTACGGCGAACGCGCCGAGAACGACGAAGACCTGCGCAAACGCCTCGAATACGAGCTGTCGATCCTGGCGAAGACCGGATTTACCAGCTATTTTCTCATCGTCTGGGATTTTATTCACTTCGCCAAGGAAAACGGCATTCCGGTCGGGCCCGGGCGAGGTTCCGCGGCCGGTTCGCTGGTCGCCTACGCGTTGGAGATCACGGACCTGGACCCGTTGCGGTTCGGCCTCATCTTCGAACGTTTTCTCAATCCCGAACGGGTCAGTCCCCCGGACATCGACGTTGACTTCTGCCAGAACCGGCGCAGCGAGGTCATCGAGTACGTCCGCCAAAAATACGGTACCCGGGCCGTCTCCCAGATCATTACCTTCGGCACCCTTGGCGCCAAAAGCGTGACTCGAGACGTGGGACGCGTCATGGGCCTGAGCTACGGGGATGCCGACCGGATCGCAAAAATGATTCCCAATGAACTCGGGATGACCCTCAAAGGCGCTTACGAGAAAAATCCGGAGTTGAAGCAGGCCATCGCCAATGAACCGGCCACGGAACAACTCTGGAGCTATGCGACCGTGCTGGAAGGCCTCACCCGCAACACCGGCATTCACGCAGCCGGCGTGGTGATCGGGGATCGCCCCCTTGACGAATACATCCCCCTCTGTCGCGGCAACGACGATGAGGTCATTACTCAGTACGCCATGGGCCCGCTCACGGACCTCGGCATGCTGAAAATGGATTTTCTGGGCCTGAAAACCCTGACCGTGATCCAGGACACGGTCAACCTGATCCGGCAAAGCCAACCCGAGTTTTCCCTGGACGCCATTCCCCTGGAGGATGAAGCCACTTTTCAAATTCTTAACCGCGGTGAAACCATCGGCGTGTTCCAACTTGAATCCGGCGGGATGGTGAGCCTGTGCAAGCAGTTCGACGTCAACAGCATCGACGACATCATTGCGCTCATCGCCTTGTACCGGCCGGGGCCGATGGAACTCATCCCCGATTACATCAAGCGTAAAAGAGGGCTGACCAAGATCAAGTATGAGCACTCGTTGCTCCGGGACGTCTGTGCCGACACCTACGGCATCATGATTTACCAGGAGCAGGTGCAGCGGGCCGCCAACGTCCTGGCCGGCTATTCGCTCGGGCAGGCAGACCTTCTTCGCCGCGCGATGGGCAAGAAGGACAAGGAGAAGATGGCCAAGGAACGGGTCAACTTCATCGAAGGCTGCAAACGGGTGAACGGCATCGAAGAAAAAAAGGCCAACGCCATCTTCGACCTGCTCGAGAAATTTGCGGGGTACGGCTTCAACAAAAGCCATAGCGCTGCCTACGGGCTGATCAGTTACCGGACCGCGTACCTCAAAGCCAATTACCCGGTTGAGTTCATGGCGGGCCTCCTCAGTAACGAGGTCAATAACACGGATAAGATCGCCGTGTTCGTCGCCGAGTGCCAGCGGCTCGGCATCCGGATCCTGCCGCCCGACGTGAACCGGAGCCAGCTGAAGTTCGTGCCGGAATCAACCGCGGAACAACGCGGGATCAGGTATGGCCTCGCCGCGATCAAGAACATCGGAGAAGGAGCCATGGAATCGGCGATCCGCGAGCGGACCAGGAACGGCGATTTCAAATCCGTCGAGGATTATTGCGCGCGCCTGGATTCGCGATCGGTCAACCGCAAGATTTTGGAAAATCTGATCCGGGCCGGCGCATTCGATTTTGCCGGCCAGGACCGCGCCGAGCTCTTTGCGCGGATTGATCAGGCCCTCGCGGCGGGTGCGTCCCTGCAGAGAGATAAGGCGAGCGGACAGGTGTCACTCTTCGGCGACTTCGAGCTTGCGCCGTCGCCGAAGGTAACCCGGGAGGTGGTCACCTATAGCCCCTGGACCCTCGCCGAGAAACTCAGTTACGAAAAGGAACTGCTCGGCTTTTACGTGACCGGCCATCCGCTCGATGCATACCGCGACCTGGTCACGGGCGGCAAATACGTCGCCATCAACGACCTTCCCAATCACGAGGACAAGAGCAGCGTGCAGGTCGCAGGCACGATCTCGGCCGTCGAGAAAAAATTTACCAAGAAAGAGGGCAAACCGTTCGCCATCGTTTGCCTCGAGGATTTCAGCGGTCAGGTCGAAGTGATGGTCTGGGGCGAGACTTACGCCAAGGCCGCCCGGCACATCGAGAAAGGCATGATCGTGGCCGTTTCCGCGAAGCTCGACCGGCGGGAGGAAAACGCCCGGCTCGTGGCGAATGACGTCGGCCCAATCACCCGCGGCCAGCAGGTCGCAGCGTTGACCATCGACATCCCGTACGAGAAGGCCAATGAAGCCCGCCTGATGGAACTGCGGCGCTTGATCCAGCAATTTCCCGGCACCCAACCGCTCTTCCTCAGGATTCGCCGCCTGGACGGCCAGGAGCTTCGCCTCAAAGCCGATGCGGGGTTCGCGGTTCGCGACGATGCGTCCCTCCGTGAAAAGCTGGCGGAATTGCTGGCTTGACCTCGCCCTCTGCCCGCAGGGGTGTAACGCTGGGGCGTTGCAAAGCCCGGTTTTCCTATTATTGTCCTCATTCCCTTCTCCCTGGTTATGACCACGTTTAACCGAGAAATGAAGATCTTTTCAGGCCGGGCTCATCCTGAGCTCGCCCGGAAAATTTGCCATGCCGTGGGCGTATCGCTCGGCGATGCCACCGTCAGTTCGTTTCCGGATGGTGAGACAAGAGTCAAAATCAATGAGAATATCCGGGGACGGGACGTTTTCATCGTGCAGCCCACCTGTCCGCCGACCAATCAGAACCTGATGGAGCTGCTTATCCTGATCGACGCGTTCCGCCGGGCGAGCGCGTACCGGATTACGGCCGTCATCCCGTACTTCGGGTACGCGCGGCAGGATCGTAAAGACCAACCCCGGGTTCCGATCACGGCGAAGCTGGTGGCCAACCTTTTGCACGCAGCCGGGGCGCAGCGGATACTTACGCTGGACCTTCACGCCCAGCAGATTCAGGGATTTTTCGATATTCCCGTCGATCACCTCTACGCGGCCCCGGTCCTGATCCGGTACATCCGGCAAAAGCAACTGGAGAATCTGGCCATCGTTTCGCCCGACGTGGGTGGCCTTAAGCTCGCTTCGGCGTACGCCGAGGCGTTGGGTGCGACGCTGGCCATCGTTGGGAAACGCCGGAAAAGCCCCACCGAGACTGAGGCGATGCACGTCATCGGCGATGTCCAGGATAAGAACGTGGTCATGGTTGATGACCTCACGGAAACGGCGGGAACGCTGACCAGCGCGGCGGCCATGCTGAAGAAGCATGGCGCAAAAGATATTTATGCGGGTGTGTCGCACGCGGTGTTGACCGGCATCGCGCACGAGCGCCTGAAGAACTCCCAAATTGTTGAACTCATCACCACCGACAGCACCCCGGTTCAGGTCTCCGATCAATACCGGATCACGGTGCTGTCGATCGCTGAACTGCTGGGAGAAGGGATCCAGCGCATCTACTCGAACGAGTCGGTCAGCTCGCTTTTCAGAATCAACGCTAGCTAGTTAGGGATCAGGATCATCATCACATCATGGCGCAACAAGTAAGATTAACCGTGCAGAAGCGCACCGAGATCGGTCGCAATGCGGTCAAGAAGGTTAAGGCGGCCGGTTTTGTACCGGGCATTTTGTACGGGCCCAGGCAGGAACCGGTTCCCCTGAAACTAAGCAGCCGCGAGCTGAAATCCGCTCTGGCCCACGCCGCCAGCGAGAACATTCTCGTCGAACTGGATTTCCAGGACGGCCAGGGGGAGGGTCCCGCGCTCGCGCTTATTCAGGAAGTGCAGCATCACCCGATTAAACGCGAATTGGTCCACGTCGATTTCCAGGCGGTTTCGGCCACCGAGAAGGTCACGGCCGAAGTGCCGATCGAAGCGGTCGGCGAACCGGTGGGCGTGAAAACCCGGGGCGGCCTGCTTGAGCACACCCTGCGCAGTCTCGAAGTCGAATGTTTACCGAGAGATTTGCCCGCCAGCGTCCGCGTGGACGTTTCCGGCCTCGACATCGGGAGTTCGTTGCACGTCCGGGAGTTGCCTCTGCCGGCCGGCGTAACGGCCGTAACGGATGGGGACCTCACCGTCTTTTCCGTCCTCGAGTCGCGCGTGGAACAAGAGGGCGCTGGTGCCGCCGCTGCGGAAGCGCCTACCGCTCCCGAAGTCATTACCGCCAAGAAGGAAGACGAACCCAAAGAAGGGGCTGGCTCCTAAGGCTGCATGGCCGGGGTGCGACTGGTGGCGGGACTCGGCAATCCGGGACGCGAGTACGATCATACCCGGCATAACGCCGGGTTCATGGTCCTGGATCACCTGGCGCAGCGTCATGGCCTGACCTATTCGTATTCCTCCGGTTGGTCATGCCAATGGTGCCGCTGGGACGACGCGCTGCTCGTCAAACCCCTTACCTACATGAACCGGAGCGGCGATGGTTTAAGCGCGGTCAGCCGGTTTTACAAGGTTGCGTCCGAAGAAATGCTGGTCGTGGTTGACGACGTGGCCCTCCCGTTGGGAAGGCTCCGCCTGCGCGCAGGCGGCAGCGACGGCGGCCACAACGGCTTGCGCTCGATCATCGCGCATTTCGGGGAAAATTTCGCCCGGCTGCGCATCGGGGTGGGCGCGGCCACCAGCGCCGATCAGTTGGTGGACCACGTCCTGGGCCGTTTCCGGCGTGAGGAGCAGGATCAGGTCGCCCGAGCCGTGACGCGGGCAGCCGACGCTGTGGAACACACCTGCACCCATGGGATTACCGCAGCGATGAATGTATTTAACCGAGCAGAAGATAATTGATTACACCATGAAAAAGCGTTATGAATGTCTGATGGCGCTCGACACGCGCGGGCAGGAAGACAGCGTAAAGGATATCGTTGACCGTTTGGAGGGCGAATTCACGAAGGAAGGCGCTCAAGTCGAACAAGTCCAGAAGATGGATAAACGGGCCCTGAGCTATGCGCCCCGCCACCTCGATTCGGCCTATTACGTCAACTTTGTGTTTACCGCCGACTCCGGCCTCGTCATCAAACTGCAGAACAAGTTTAAGCTCGATCCAATCGTATTCCTGCAGCATTATCAGACGCTGCCGGTAAAAGCCCAGAAAACCCCTGCTGAATAGTTAGAATCACTCGTTATGGCCGCCTACTTCAATCGTGTCCTGCTCATGGGGAACCTTACCCGTGACCCCGAAGTTCGTTACACTCCGAAAGGAACGGCCGTGACCGACATCAGTATCGCCATCAACCGCGTGATCGGGGGCGGCGAGGAAGGCGAGCGCCGTGAAGAAGTCACCTTCGTGGACGTCACTCTCTGGGGACGGCAGGCTGAGGTTGCCCAGCAATACCTGACCAAAGGACGGGGCGTCTTCATTGAAGGCCGGCTGCAACTGGATACCTGGGACGACAAGCAGACCGGCCAAAAGCGTTCCAAGCTCAAGGTCGTCGGCGAGAATATGCAAATGCTTCCGGGACGCGGCGCCAATGTACCCGGTGAGGGAGAACAGGGGGATCATCCTGCCGGCGGTGGTAACCCGCCGTCGGCCCCGGCCCGGCGGAGCAGCCCGGCACCGCGCCCGCAACCGGCCCGGGATCCGGACCTCGACGCCGAGCCTGATGACATTCCGTTCTGAAAACGGCAAGCCGGCGGCGCCGCGGGC
It encodes:
- the dnaE gene encoding DNA polymerase III subunit alpha, which encodes MADPFVHLHLHTEYSLLDGAIRIPDLMKKAVELGMPAVALTDHGNMFGAVEFYQAATKAGIKPIIGCEVYMAPGSMTDRSATSARDAAYHFTLLAKDADGYRNLVKLVSMAHLDGHHYKPRIDKDALSRYSAGLIGMSACLKGEINVAIVQGDLRKAENVAGEFSDIFGPENFFLELHDHGIEAQQTCNRALVTLSRKLGLGLVAANDVHFLEKSHHEAHDVMICIGTGAMVHDERRMHYSTEVYFKSREEMAALFGEIPEALGNTLRISEACNVKLDFGVSKYPAYPPPEGRTREEYLRALCFDGLRKRYGERAENDEDLRKRLEYELSILAKTGFTSYFLIVWDFIHFAKENGIPVGPGRGSAAGSLVAYALEITDLDPLRFGLIFERFLNPERVSPPDIDVDFCQNRRSEVIEYVRQKYGTRAVSQIITFGTLGAKSVTRDVGRVMGLSYGDADRIAKMIPNELGMTLKGAYEKNPELKQAIANEPATEQLWSYATVLEGLTRNTGIHAAGVVIGDRPLDEYIPLCRGNDDEVITQYAMGPLTDLGMLKMDFLGLKTLTVIQDTVNLIRQSQPEFSLDAIPLEDEATFQILNRGETIGVFQLESGGMVSLCKQFDVNSIDDIIALIALYRPGPMELIPDYIKRKRGLTKIKYEHSLLRDVCADTYGIMIYQEQVQRAANVLAGYSLGQADLLRRAMGKKDKEKMAKERVNFIEGCKRVNGIEEKKANAIFDLLEKFAGYGFNKSHSAAYGLISYRTAYLKANYPVEFMAGLLSNEVNNTDKIAVFVAECQRLGIRILPPDVNRSQLKFVPESTAEQRGIRYGLAAIKNIGEGAMESAIRERTRNGDFKSVEDYCARLDSRSVNRKILENLIRAGAFDFAGQDRAELFARIDQALAAGASLQRDKASGQVSLFGDFELAPSPKVTREVVTYSPWTLAEKLSYEKELLGFYVTGHPLDAYRDLVTGGKYVAINDLPNHEDKSSVQVAGTISAVEKKFTKKEGKPFAIVCLEDFSGQVEVMVWGETYAKAARHIEKGMIVAVSAKLDRREENARLVANDVGPITRGQQVAALTIDIPYEKANEARLMELRRLIQQFPGTQPLFLRIRRLDGQELRLKADAGFAVRDDASLREKLAELLA
- a CDS encoding ribose-phosphate pyrophosphokinase, which produces MKIFSGRAHPELARKICHAVGVSLGDATVSSFPDGETRVKINENIRGRDVFIVQPTCPPTNQNLMELLILIDAFRRASAYRITAVIPYFGYARQDRKDQPRVPITAKLVANLLHAAGAQRILTLDLHAQQIQGFFDIPVDHLYAAPVLIRYIRQKQLENLAIVSPDVGGLKLASAYAEALGATLAIVGKRRKSPTETEAMHVIGDVQDKNVVMVDDLTETAGTLTSAAAMLKKHGAKDIYAGVSHAVLTGIAHERLKNSQIVELITTDSTPVQVSDQYRITVLSIAELLGEGIQRIYSNESVSSLFRINAS
- a CDS encoding 50S ribosomal protein L25 translates to MAQQVRLTVQKRTEIGRNAVKKVKAAGFVPGILYGPRQEPVPLKLSSRELKSALAHAASENILVELDFQDGQGEGPALALIQEVQHHPIKRELVHVDFQAVSATEKVTAEVPIEAVGEPVGVKTRGGLLEHTLRSLEVECLPRDLPASVRVDVSGLDIGSSLHVRELPLPAGVTAVTDGDLTVFSVLESRVEQEGAGAAAAEAPTAPEVITAKKEDEPKEGAGS
- a CDS encoding aminoacyl-tRNA hydrolase, coding for MAGVRLVAGLGNPGREYDHTRHNAGFMVLDHLAQRHGLTYSYSSGWSCQWCRWDDALLVKPLTYMNRSGDGLSAVSRFYKVASEEMLVVVDDVALPLGRLRLRAGGSDGGHNGLRSIIAHFGENFARLRIGVGAATSADQLVDHVLGRFRREEQDQVARAVTRAADAVEHTCTHGITAAMNVFNRAEDN
- a CDS encoding 30S ribosomal protein S6; this encodes MKKRYECLMALDTRGQEDSVKDIVDRLEGEFTKEGAQVEQVQKMDKRALSYAPRHLDSAYYVNFVFTADSGLVIKLQNKFKLDPIVFLQHYQTLPVKAQKTPAE
- the ssb gene encoding single-stranded DNA-binding protein translates to MAAYFNRVLLMGNLTRDPEVRYTPKGTAVTDISIAINRVIGGGEEGERREEVTFVDVTLWGRQAEVAQQYLTKGRGVFIEGRLQLDTWDDKQTGQKRSKLKVVGENMQMLPGRGANVPGEGEQGDHPAGGGNPPSAPARRSSPAPRPQPARDPDLDAEPDDIPF